A genomic segment from Daphnia pulex isolate KAP4 chromosome 5, ASM2113471v1 encodes:
- the LOC124194823 gene encoding uncharacterized protein LOC124194823 → MEWCGPGTDILVPMLTFVHDRRRTSTNILLHTYLCDACSSSFTASKHNLFDFTGDFASFWTTSVITSVRSYTPAVTHHRIMPRIILNYTTERLPFGSRTNWNELRAQFRFPSDHRRTRHQLHLQTVRHPTHGLVEIPQVIRECRAVLRCSPIAGLHQRRPRRNLPAGVAQWTVGFGRTLEQPQDTPPENSGYFKDCLQSTGDDCHFLRRGRNDFGKEPEGQKECEPIDFPGGRGAVTRYCGSSTY, encoded by the exons atggaatggtgtggtcctggcacggacattcttgtgccaatgctgacctttgtccatgaccgAAGAaggacttccaccaacattcTTCTCCACACTTATCTTTGTGACGCATGCTCATCTAGCTTtactgcttctaaacacaatttgtttgacttcactggcgacttcgcgagtttctggaccacttcagtgatcACCTCCGTCCGCtcttacacacctgcagtcactcaccacaggattatgcccag aattatcctgaactaTACTACTGAACGACTCCCGTTTGGGAGTCGAACAAACTGGAACGAGTTACGTGCCCAATTTCGGTTCCCCTCGGACCATCGAAGGACACGTCATCAATTGCATCTTCAAACCGTTCGTCACCCGACTCACGGCCTCGTTGAAATTCCTCAAGTCATCCGAGAATGTC GCGCTGTATTGCGATGTTCGCCAATTGCTGGCCTACATCAAAGACGTCCACGGCGGAATCTTCCGGCGGGTGTTGCTCAGTGGACTGTTGGATTCGGCCGCACGTTGGAACAACCGCAAGACACTCCGCCCGAAAACAGTGGCTATTTCAA gGATTGTTTGCAATCGACAGGAGACGACTGTCACTTTCTTCGTCGTGGACGAAACGACTTCGGAAAAGAACCGGAAGGGCAAAAAGAATGCGAG CCTATTGATTTTCCCGGCGGCCGTGGTGCCGTAACGCGATATTGTGGATCGAGTACTTACTAA
- the LOC124193659 gene encoding protein unc-80 homolog, translating into MPTLSLPFSICHNHRPVIARAAFLFECAHFVNRCNRGQWPSWMKLNLPFYRPSGPLSNRGTPSGQRRTHILQRLGGRMFFSWAEAIGVRLEEILIDDALCCEDYDAHAMDEQRQRILIEDEENEDFLVEASVNPSGRDFPWPLRLAACMLLYEITAFLRDSYRRLPRSTRVSLRSNDATSKTGGGNNTGGSLIVASGSSFNEQTRGGNPASGGAPSGAVVISSGESFTHHSTGGTGGSGSLALATTSIATPASNPAGGRRWSMALSSMGQSQNSAQSLQSITGDGHSIGGVPGERKISFVLHEPDDESLDSSNTTLTFQGDDAMEEKRNRRLAQGRPYLLRRSTMSNTGSFKRRSRSLKLRRSHRESRRGGDQSDAESIKRSDSIRSKRKVSSISDRSDISDVPMDHDISGEESPGILSDDGQHESPSDGAADIEEGISTRGMPWLRSVLLLSNSFYYQCQHQHVCHPRCFRRQSRACSRMLSSVRKIYGDEPQHQEVVEFLSFSKKSRHHKDHDKKEKASKGAQSRPGSPLRRRESVANKKERSTNDLLSKASSCHSSSATLSRNQIEHDQWDRNKVMGLQSKHFPNESDGDENKSKKKEDHPMVKYIKFQVMNLFQAPLLVPIKSATIMNDEAFLDIIPIAWELLLDVQKETVAAAAAMFILSAVRCPEPITLLLNGSLRHPDPIERFKALLKFQVLWRSRYQVWPRMEEGAAHSFKVPPHAIEFTLPSPRIGVESLPVVDPPWMPHVRTRVQEVTLNQDTHRSLVTATKTWKKQQTELVESALKDEEDRKCSERENFRISAVPVTIQASYEPALHHVGADDHDDADDEAQQQSRTSGQPLQSAQFLFPSCLCSAIVPIVDLLDDSVLTPDGVAVCDLANQVLHSCLVEDTALFLRHILERLTREKQDEMFAILRRLLRFVAYLPQQTAFTLHNYLIGYIMFYVRTPMEGSQDLVGNALSLLSMVAPSVQGLLFKDLKQILRKEQCDASILITANVPSAKKIVVHGPNESDSGAIPSQFPIQEDTQFSQILQESLDFFSIDEHRQREYFLVDYRTNQIHNPSAYVRDFMHKLSWVKLIRQMFEAMVGNFAYSGDIHLFINVINFIKRWSSTVKTPSAWPPTSMPVISSATCSNPSSWEEKLESMPLKHFAGNLVLAT; encoded by the exons ATGCCAACCTTATCGCTGCCGTTCTCGATTTg CCACAATCACCGTCCGGTGATCGCTCGAGCCGCTTTTCTGTTCGAGTGCGCCCATTTTGTCAACCGCTGCAACCGCGGACAGTGGCCGTCTTGGATGAAGTTGAATTTGCCGTTCTATCGACCGTCGGGGCCTTTATCTAACCGTGGAACTCCATCAGGGCAGAGGCGAACGCACATTCTCCAACGATTGGGTGGTCGAATGTTTTTCTCCTGGGCCGAG GCAATCGGAGTCCGGTTGGAAGAAATTCTGATTGATGATGCGCTTTGTTGCGAAGACTACGACGCCCACGCCATGGATGAACAACGTCAACGAATTCTCATCGAGGACGAAGAGAATGAAGACTTTCTAGTTGAag cGAGTGTTAACCCTTCCGGGCGAGACTTCCCCTGGCCATTACGTTTGGCTGCCTGTATGCTCCTCTATGAAATCACGGCTTTCCTGCGGGATTCCTACCGTCGCCTTCCCCGCTCCACGCGCGTTTCACTGCGGAGCAACGACGCCACCAGTAAAACGGGCGGCGGAAACAACACGGGCGGTAGCCTCATTGTCGCTTCCGGCTCTTCGTTTAATGAGCAAACACGCGGCGGCAATCCGGCTAGTGGCGGAGCTCCTTCCGGTGCCGTTGTCATTTCCAGTGGCGAATCTTTCACTCACCATTCAACCGGTGGAACGGGAGGATCGGGATCGTTAGCCTTGGCCACCACTTCCATCGCGACGCCGGCCAGCAATCCAGCAGGTGGACGACGTTGGAGTATGGCCCTGTCTTCCATGGGCCAGTCTCAGAATTCCGCTCAGAGTCTCCAATCCATCACCGGAGACGGGCATTCAATTGGCGGAGTTCCAGGGGAACGCAAAATCAGTTTCGTCCTTCACGAACCAGACGATGAATCGCTTGACAGCAGCAACACGACCCTCACGTTTCAGG GGGATGATGCGATGGAAGAGAAACGCAACCGACGGCTGGCTCAAGGACGGCCGTATCTACTCCGACGGAGCACCATGAGCAACACGGGATCTTTCAAGCGGAGGAGTAGGAGTTTGAAACTGAGACGGAGTCATCGCGAGTCCCGCCGCGGTGGCGACCAATCCGACGCCGAATCCATCAAGCGATCGGATTCGATCCGCTCGAAGCGAAAAGTCTCGTCGATATCGGATCGTAGTGACATCTCGGACGTACCGATGGATCACGACATCTCGGGGGAAGAGAGTCCCGGAATCCTCAGCGACGACGGCCAACACGAAAGTCCCAGCGACGGTGCAGCCGACATCGAGGAAGGAATCTCTACTCGTGGAATGCCTTGGCTCCGA TCGGTTTTGTTGCTGTCCAATTCGTTCTACTACCAATGCCAACATCAACACGTGTGCCACCCCCGGTGCTTCCGCAGACAGAGCCGGGCCTGCAGCCGGATGCTGAGTAGCGTCCGGAAGATTTACGGCGACGAGCCGCAACACCAGGAAGTCGTGGAATTTCTGAGTTTCAGTAAAAAGTCTCGACATCACAAGGACCacgacaaaaaggaaaaagcctCAAAAGGAGCCCAGAGCAGACCAGGATCTCCTTTGAGGCGAAGAGAAAGTGTCgccaacaagaaagaaag ATCCACCAACGATTTGCTGTCAAAGGCGAGTTCTTGCCACAGTTCATCGGCCACCTTGTCACGCAACCAAATCGAACACGACCAATGGGACCGCAACAAAGTCATGGGACTCCAGAGCAAACACTTTCCCAACGAAAGCGATGGCGACGAGAATAAAtccaagaaaaaggaggatCACCCCATGGTGAAATACATCAAATTCCAG GTGATGAATCTTTTCCAAGCTCCGCTATTGGTTCCCATCAAAAGTGCCACCATCATGAACGACGAGGCATTTCTCGACATTATCCCGATCGCCTGGGAACTGCTCCTGGACGTCCAAAAGGAAACGGTTGCCGCGGCTGCCGCCATGTTTATCCTGTCGGCCGTCCGCTGTCCGGAACCCATAACCCTCCTACTCAACGGAAGTTTGAGACATCCAGATCCAATTGAACGATTCAAAGCACTTCTCAA ATTTCAAGTTTTATGGCGGTCGAGGTATCAAGTCTGGCCGCGGATGGAAGAAGGCGCTGCTCACTCATTCAAAGTGCCACCACATGCCATTGAGTTCACCTTGCCATCGCCCAGGATCGGTGTGGAATCTCTGCCGGTGGTCGATCCTCCCTGGATGCCACACGTCCGCACCAGAGTCCAGGAAGTCACGCTCAACCAAGACACGCACCGCTCGCTGGTGACGGCCACCAAGACgtggaagaaacaacaaactgAACTGGTCGAATCGGCTCTCAAAGACGAAGAGGATCGCAAATGCAGCGAGCGGGAAAATTTCCGCATTAGCGCCGTTCCCGTCACGATCCAAGCGTCTTACGAACCGGCGCTTCATCACGTCGGAGCAGACGATCATGACGATG cAGATGATGAAGCCCAACAGCAAAGCCGGACTTCTGGTCAGCCTTTACAATCGGCTCAGTTTCTTTTCCCGTCGTGTTTGTGCTCGGCTATCGTCCCCATCGTCGACCTTTTGGACGATTCCGTTCTAACGCCAGATGGCGTGGCCGTCTGCGATTTGGCTAATCAG gtacTGCATTCGTGTTTGGTGGAAGATACTGCCCTTTTCCTGCGCCACATCCTGGAACGATTGACTCGTGAAAAACAGGACGAGATGTTCGCTATTTTGCGCCGCCTTTTGCGCTTTGTTGCCTACCTGCCGCAACAGACGGCCTTCACTCTACACAATTATCTCATCGGCTACATCATGTTCTACGTCCGGACTCCGATGGAGGGCAGTCAGGATCTAGTCGGCAATGCCTTATCCTTGTTATCCATG GTGGCGCCAAGTGTTCAGGGTTTGTTGTTTAAGGATCTCAAGCAGATTTTACGCAAGGAGCAATGCGATGCTTCGATCCTGATCACGGCCAACGTTCCATCTGCCAAGAAGATTGTGGTTCACGGGCCCAACGAATCCGATTCCGGCGCCATTCCGTCCCAGTTCCCCATCCAGGAAGACACGCAATTTTCGCAGATATTGCAAGAATcgctcgatttcttttctatcgaCGAGCACAGACAGCGCGAGTACTTCCTGGTCGACTACCGGACCAACCAGATCCACAATCCATCAGCGTACGTTCGGGATTTCATGCACAAGCTCAGCTGGGTGAAACTAATCCGACAAATGTTTGAAGCCATGGTGGGCAACTTTGCTTATTCGGGGGACATCCACCTCTTCATCAACGTGATCAACTTCATCAAGCGTTGGTCCTCTACTGTGAAGACGCCGTCTGCATGGCCACCTACATCAATGCCGGTCATCAGTTCCGCAACGTGTTCGAACCCATCTTCCTGGGAAGAGAAGTTGGAGTCGATGCCATTGAAACACTTTGCAGGGAATTTAGTGCTGGCCAcctag